Genomic DNA from Bacteroides zhangwenhongii:
TCTTTTGCCTGATTCAAAGCACGTTCCAGAATTTCGTATGACAGACCGTCTACCTTGATATCCATCTGAGTAGCAGTGATACCATCCTTTGTTCCGGTCACTTTGAAGTCCATATCCCCGAGATGATCCTCGTCACCGAGTATATCGGACAATACGGCATATTTTTCTTCACCCGGATTCTTAATCAGTCCCATAGCGATACCTGATACCGGTTTCTTGATCTTCACACCTGCATCCATCAATGCCAATGTACCGGCACATACGGTTGCCATAGAAGAAGAGCCGTTAGATTCGAGGATATCGGAAACTACACGTACTACGTACGGATAGTCAGCAGGAATCTGTCCTTTCAAAGCGCGCCAAGCCAGGTGACCGTGACCAATCTCGCGACGGCCTACACCACGCTGTGCTTTTGCTTCACCTGTAGAGAAAGGAGGGAAGTTATAATGCAACAGGAAACGTTCTTTTCCGTGTTCCAGAACATCGTCGATAATCTTTTCGTCCATCTTAGTACCCAGCGTAACAGAAGTCAATGACTGGGTCTCGCCACGAGTAAAGATAGCGGATCCGTGAGGACCGGGCAACGGACCAACCTCACACCAGATCGGGCGGATTTCAGTAGTCTTACGGCCATCCAAACGCTTGCCTTCGTCAAGGATGGAACGGCGCATTGCTTCTTTTTCCACATCATGATAGTAACGGTCGATCAGAGGTCCTTTTTCTTCCAACTCTTCTTCAGAGAACTGAGCCTTGAACTCTTCACGGATAGCTTCGAAAGCGTCAAAACGCTCGTGCTTATTGTTATTTCCTGAAGCTGCTACGGCGTAAGCCTTGTCATAACAAGCCTCACGAACTGCCTTACGCAATTCTTCGTCGTTCACTTCGTGGCAATATTCACGTTTTACCGTCTTACCTACCGCTTCTGTCAACTCCATCTGAGCCTTGCAATGAATCTTGATGGCTTCGTGAGCCACTTTCATGGCTTCCAGCAATTCAGCCTCAGACACTTCCTGCATTTCGCCTTCCACCATCATGATGTTCTCATAAGTAGCGGCAACCATAAGGTCCATATCTGCTTTTTCGAGTTGTTCAAAAGTCGGGTTGATAACGAACTGACCGTCGATACGTGCTACACGTACTTCAGAGATAGGTCCGTTGAACGGAATATCGGAAACGGCAAGTGCTGCAGAAGCTGCAAGTCCTGCCAACGCATCCGGCATATCTACACCATCAGCCGAGAAGAGGATGATGTTCACATATACCTCTGCATGATAATTATCAGGGAATAAAGGACGGAGAGCACGGTCAACGAGACGGCATGTCAAAATCTCATAGTCAGAAGCTCTACCTTCTCGCTTGGTGAAACCACCCGGGAAACGGCCGAATGCCGCAAATTTTTCTTTGTACTCTACCTGTAAAGGCATGAAATCTGTTCCGGGAACTGCATCTTTAGCGGCACAAACAGTAGCTAATAACATGGTGTTGCCCATGCGTAGCATTACAGAACCGTCTGCCTGTTTTGCCAACTTTCCCGTTTCGAGTGTAATGGTTCTTCCATCCGCCAACTCGATCGTCTTAACAATTGGGTTAATCATAAAAATTGTTTTATCTATACTTTTTCTTTCAAAATTCCTGCAAAGATATACATTTATCGTGGTAATCAGGTGGAAATGAGGTAAAAAGTTAGTTGCAAACCGTTTTTTTTTCAAAATTAGGAGAAGAACACAACAAAATGCTTTGACTAATCTCGAAAAGAAGTATATTTGCAACTCGTAAATAACACACGCTATATGAAAAAGATAACTTTTACAGCACTTGCCGCACTTACTATTACAGCTTGTAGTACCGGTCCTAAATTCCAGGTGAACGGGGATGTATCAGGAGCCGACGGCAAAATGCTTTATCTGGAAGCTTCCGGTCTGGAAGGTATTGTTCCGCTCGATTCAGTGAAACTGAAAGGTGAAGGTACATTCAGCTTTAAACAAGCTCGTCCCGAGTCTCCCGAATTTTACCGTCTGCGGATAGACGACAAAGTAATCAACTTTTCTGTAGACTCTATCGAAACGGTTCAGATCAAAGCTCCGTATGTGGACTTCTCCACCGATTATACCGTAGAAGGTTCGGAAAACAGCAACAAGATAAAAGAACTGACGCTGAAACAAATCCGTCTCCAGAAAAATGTGGATGACCTGTTGGCTGCACTGCGCGGCAACAAGATAGGACACGATGTCTTTGAGGACAGTCTGGCAACATTGCTCGGTAAATATAAAGAGGACGTGAAAGTGAACTATATCTTCGCAGCTCCCAACACGGCAGCCGCCTATTTCGCACTGTTCCAGAAGCTGAACAATTATCTGATATTCGATCCGTTGAATAATAAAGATGACGTGAAATGTTTTGCAGCCGTAGCGACGAGCCTCAACAACACATTCCCCAATGCCGTACGCTCCAAGAATCTTTATAACATTGTTATCAAAGGTATGAAGAATACACGCCAGCCGCAAGCGAAAGCTTTGGAGATTCCGCAAGACAAAATTGTAGAAACAGGAATTATAGATATCGCATTGCGTGACGTAAAAGGAAATGTACGTAAGCTGACCGATTTGAAAGGTAAAGTCGTATTACTTGACTTCTCCGTGTTCCAATCGCCAGCAGGTGCTCCCCACAACCTGATGCTTCGCGAACTATATAATACATACGCTTCGCAAGGTCTGGAAATTTACCAGGTATCTCTCGACGCGGACGAGCACTATTGGAAAACATCGGCCGCCAACCTTCCGTGGGTATGCGTACGCGATGGCAACGGAGTATATTCTACGAATGTAGCTGTATATAATGTACGCCAAGTACCGTCCATCTTCCTGATTAATCGCAACAACGAACTGAAACTTCGCGGCGAAGATATCAAAGATTTGGAAGCTGCCGTCAAGTCATTGCTCTAAAGTTGTTATAAATTAGCATATTTCATTTAAATATGTTACATAGCAGCTTTTTTAACTTGACACGTATCACTTAAAAGGCTATCTTTGCAAAGAAATAATGAAAAAGAGGGTTCCAACATGACTCATGTTGGAATTCTTTTTTGTTTATATGACCATAAAAAACAATTAAAGGAGGAAAACATCATGGCTTATATGTCAGAAGAAGGTTACAAAAAACTAATGGCGGAACTTAAAGAGCTGGAAACAGTGGAACGCCCGAAGATCTCTGCGGCAATAGCCGAAGCCAGAGATAAAGGAGACTTATCGGAAAATGCAGAATACGATGCCGCCAAAGAAGCGCAAGGTATGTTGGAAATGCGCATCAACAAACTGAAAACGGTGATCGCAGATGCAAAAATCATTGATGAGTCCAAACTCAAAACAGATTCCGTACAGATTTTAAATAAGGTGGAACTGAAGAACGTGAAGAACGGTATGAAAATGACTTATACCATTGTTTCTGAAAGCGAAGCTAACTTGAAGGAAGGCAAGATTTCCGTTAACACTCCGATTGCACAAGGACTGCTTGGCAAGAAGGTAGGTGAAGTTGCAGAAATTACAGTTCCGCAGGGCAAAATTGCATTGGAAGTAGTAAACATATCATTTTAACAAAAAGGCAAGTCTCCGTGTGAGGCTTGCCTTATTTTATCAATAAAAAGTTATGGCAACAATATTCAGCAGAATCATCGCAGGCGAAATCCCCTGCTACAAGGTGGCGGAAAACGAAAAGTTTTTTGCTTTCCTCGATATCAATCCGTTGGTAAAGGGACATACATTGGTAGTGCCCAAACAGGAAGTAGACTATATTTTCGATTTGAGCGATGAAGACCTGGCCGCAATGCATGTATTTGCAAAAAAGGTAGCCCGTGCCATCGAAAAAGCTTTCCCATGCCAAAAAGTGGGCGAAGCAGTTATCGGACTCGAAGTTCCTCACGCTCATATTCATTTAATTCCTATCCAAAAGGAATCGGATATGTTGTTCTCAAATCCGAAATTGAAATTGTCGGATGAAGAATTCAAGTCGATAGCACAAGCAATCAACTCCTCTCTATAAAACATGATGATGACATAAGCAAGAGGGCAGCCTGCGATGGGTTGCCCTCTTTTCTTTTCATACGGCAGAAGTAAATCGTTTCAAGCCGGTTTTGTACTGCTTTCCTTGCTTTCCGCCACTTCCACCAGGTAAACCCCGATGCAAATAAAGAGGATGGCAAACATTTGT
This window encodes:
- the pnp gene encoding polyribonucleotide nucleotidyltransferase, which encodes MINPIVKTIELADGRTITLETGKLAKQADGSVMLRMGNTMLLATVCAAKDAVPGTDFMPLQVEYKEKFAAFGRFPGGFTKREGRASDYEILTCRLVDRALRPLFPDNYHAEVYVNIILFSADGVDMPDALAGLAASAALAVSDIPFNGPISEVRVARIDGQFVINPTFEQLEKADMDLMVAATYENIMMVEGEMQEVSEAELLEAMKVAHEAIKIHCKAQMELTEAVGKTVKREYCHEVNDEELRKAVREACYDKAYAVAASGNNNKHERFDAFEAIREEFKAQFSEEELEEKGPLIDRYYHDVEKEAMRRSILDEGKRLDGRKTTEIRPIWCEVGPLPGPHGSAIFTRGETQSLTSVTLGTKMDEKIIDDVLEHGKERFLLHYNFPPFSTGEAKAQRGVGRREIGHGHLAWRALKGQIPADYPYVVRVVSDILESNGSSSMATVCAGTLALMDAGVKIKKPVSGIAMGLIKNPGEEKYAVLSDILGDEDHLGDMDFKVTGTKDGITATQMDIKVDGLSYEILERALNQAKEGRMHILNKITETIAEPRAELKEHAPRIETMTIPKEFIGAVIGPGGKIIQGMQEETGAVITIEEIDGMGRIEVSGTNKKCIDDAMRMIKAIVAVPEVGEVYKGKVRSIMPYGAFIEFLPGKDGLLHISEIDWKRLETVEEAGIKEGDEIDVKLIDIDPKTGKFKLSRKVLLPRPEKK
- a CDS encoding DUF4369 domain-containing protein — encoded protein: MKKITFTALAALTITACSTGPKFQVNGDVSGADGKMLYLEASGLEGIVPLDSVKLKGEGTFSFKQARPESPEFYRLRIDDKVINFSVDSIETVQIKAPYVDFSTDYTVEGSENSNKIKELTLKQIRLQKNVDDLLAALRGNKIGHDVFEDSLATLLGKYKEDVKVNYIFAAPNTAAAYFALFQKLNNYLIFDPLNNKDDVKCFAAVATSLNNTFPNAVRSKNLYNIVIKGMKNTRQPQAKALEIPQDKIVETGIIDIALRDVKGNVRKLTDLKGKVVLLDFSVFQSPAGAPHNLMLRELYNTYASQGLEIYQVSLDADEHYWKTSAANLPWVCVRDGNGVYSTNVAVYNVRQVPSIFLINRNNELKLRGEDIKDLEAAVKSLL
- the greA gene encoding transcription elongation factor GreA encodes the protein MAYMSEEGYKKLMAELKELETVERPKISAAIAEARDKGDLSENAEYDAAKEAQGMLEMRINKLKTVIADAKIIDESKLKTDSVQILNKVELKNVKNGMKMTYTIVSESEANLKEGKISVNTPIAQGLLGKKVGEVAEITVPQGKIALEVVNISF
- a CDS encoding HIT family protein, with the protein product MATIFSRIIAGEIPCYKVAENEKFFAFLDINPLVKGHTLVVPKQEVDYIFDLSDEDLAAMHVFAKKVARAIEKAFPCQKVGEAVIGLEVPHAHIHLIPIQKESDMLFSNPKLKLSDEEFKSIAQAINSSL